Proteins encoded in a region of the Gammaproteobacteria bacterium genome:
- a CDS encoding PEP-CTERM sorting domain-containing protein has protein sequence MNRLLERKNRTNATREVTMKNCIAVLVTTLVCATPSFAGVLDVRIWETPFTGGPGGGRYTISVGEDTQVWAFGVTTTLDAGSVFVERSRWTGDLVTSSLWNDGYEFTQYDPFFDPILSASTGEDGFGTFIEVFGAGSVAALFWADDYLADYIGPFATSSQFGWEYGPPTSTAFALVAEGGGSVLLVCDVVGSDENTSSQCTPFETPPSGNAPTPTTIALFGLGLASLGWSRRTKA, from the coding sequence TTGAACAGACTGCTCGAACGTAAAAACAGAACAAATGCGACTCGCGAGGTGACTATGAAAAACTGTATAGCCGTATTGGTAACCACTCTGGTGTGTGCAACGCCCTCATTTGCGGGCGTTTTGGATGTCCGAATCTGGGAAACACCGTTCACCGGTGGACCTGGCGGCGGCCGCTACACAATTTCCGTGGGTGAAGACACGCAGGTGTGGGCATTTGGTGTCACTACGACGCTTGATGCTGGCTCCGTGTTCGTAGAACGCAGTCGTTGGACTGGGGATCTTGTCACCAGTTCTTTGTGGAACGACGGCTATGAGTTCACACAATACGACCCTTTCTTTGATCCTATCTTGTCTGCGTCGACCGGGGAAGATGGGTTTGGCACTTTCATAGAGGTGTTTGGTGCTGGTTCTGTCGCGGCTCTATTTTGGGCCGACGATTACTTGGCAGATTATATTGGGCCCTTTGCGACTTCGAGCCAATTTGGCTGGGAGTATGGGCCACCCACAAGCACGGCATTTGCACTAGTAGCTGAGGGTGGCGGCTCGGTTCTACTCGTCTGCGATGTCGTGGGCAGCGATGAAAACACCAGTTCGCAGTGCACCCCATTCGAGACTCCGCCCTCGGGCAACGCACCCACACCCACCACTATTGCACTTTTCGGACTTGGCTTGGCCAGTCTTGGCTGGTCTCGTCGCACGAAAGCGTAA
- a CDS encoding MerR family transcriptional regulator: MVKQNRQLLISEFAQEAGISVDTVRFYIKLGILKPHCGNKGGSNPYRIFLEIDLEDIQTVKVCQLLGMTLSEIKELLELSRSGSIRNNEMAIRVEKRRAQLLERLDEIRGLIHYLDSKLAWIRREPGVEQPTLKLLKSNSSEINEALDR, translated from the coding sequence ATGGTCAAGCAGAACAGACAATTGTTGATTTCCGAGTTTGCCCAGGAAGCAGGCATTAGTGTTGATACGGTACGCTTCTATATTAAGCTGGGCATATTGAAACCGCATTGTGGAAACAAAGGTGGAAGTAACCCTTACCGGATTTTTCTTGAGATCGATCTGGAAGATATTCAGACAGTGAAAGTTTGTCAGCTGCTGGGAATGACGCTTTCGGAAATCAAAGAACTTCTCGAACTTTCGCGATCAGGATCTATAAGAAATAACGAAATGGCAATTCGAGTTGAAAAGCGGCGCGCACAATTGTTGGAGCGATTGGACGAAATTAGGGGCTTGATTCATTACCTGGATTCCAAGCTTGCATGGATTCGAAGAGAGCCGGGTGTGGAGCAACCAACATTGAAGTTACTAAAATCAAATTCTAGCGAGATAAATGAAGCGTTAGATAGATAA